AGCATCCACATAGTCTTTAAGTTTAACTTTGGTGATTGCACCTTCTCTCATGCTTTCTGGAACTTCCTGCCCATTCTTAAAGAGGATCAATGTTGGTAGGCCATAAACTTTGTATTTTTCGATTAGCCTAGGGTTCGCATCATGATCAATCTTCACCACTGTTAATTTGTCTTCATATTCCTACAATTTATGATACAAAACATTTCCGTTTGAGAGAATATCCTTAAGAACATTCAGCAAGAAGCTCTGTTCATTGAACTAAAAATCACCACCTCATATGTAAAGAGATCACCATGACAATATGTTGTATTTCTTAAAAGGTGGCTTCTGTGGTGGCCATGTATCCTATAACTAAAGGTAGCTAAGTATTGACTATCCAACCAAAGCTTGACATTTGGCAGGAGTGTTTGACTCCCTAATCACTAGTTACATTGCATAGTGTGcggtaaaaatttttcaataaccATAATCAAATCCAGGCACACATTCTCAAGTGATCTTTGCATTATTGTGCCACCGTTTCGGTTCTATCCTTAGCACTGCCATCACGTATTCGGTTGCTGCTTTTCCTGCCTTCGCCAGTCTCTTCACCACTACCGCAGCACACGAAATATCTCTGTTCATCGCTGTCTTACCATCAGCACATGTCGCCACCACTGTTAGCACTCTCAGGCACTTTCCCGCCATGAAATTGATGGAGGCGGTGCTTTGCAATGTCTTTGAAACTgtcttgaaaattttcgaacGGAAAAGCTCGGCTTTCGCTGACTGAGACATCGAAACCGAAGCCAAAAGTGACAAAATGACACCATTAAGCTCCTCAGCTCCGTCGTTCAGAAGCTTCACGAGCTGCTACAATAATAAGCCTAGCATTTCTACTTGCACGCTTCCACCGTTTGGATTGAAAATTGCCGGCGAGAAACTCCAAAACTCTAACCGACGTGACCTTCGATTTCAAAGATCCCTTCTCAAGAGTAAAAGCAATATCAAAAatggaattttaattttaaaattacaaaattgtCATTGGAACACTCAAACTTACcacatattataattattaattagggAGTTGAACCGGTTTGCAATTTTAACACTCAAATTAAACCAGACCAAGTTAAACCGATTAGTAATTTTATCAAACTTTGATTCAAATACATAATTTCTAATAAATGTCGTACGGATATCATCTTGGCCTGAAATGGCATCTTTTCATCTGGTCTACCAAAGttcaaaaaatactttttttatcaAAGACAAAGTCTGAGATTTATATTTCTCATACTAAgtgtttgttctttttcttttttaaaggcatccaatttattttattcatttgaaGAGGAATAAACAAATATTGTCCAAAGTGAAGGACATAAGccaacaaaagaaagaaaagggttCTCCAAGGTGTTTCACTCACAGGTGAGATAAGATAATTAAATAAACTAAAGAAGAATGGAAAAGTTGAAGACGGAGCTAATGTTGAAGATGCAGCGGACCAACAAGAATTTCTTGGTGATGTTTGGCAGCGTTGGTGGCAATCCTTTTTGAAGGGTAGTTCGTTGCTCAAATACTCTTTGATTTTGTTCCTTTCAGATATTCCATATCAGAATCGTCGTGAGCGGGAGCTTGCTACCTTCGTTTGGTTGGTATTCTAGAAGACTCACTATTGAATTCCACCAATCAAAGAAGTTGATTATCCTAAATCCAGCTATATATACTTCCATTTCTGCCTTTTGTCATATGAGCTTcgcatttttaaaaaaatattttcatcttattttatccaaatataatttaataaataaaaagattttttttatataaaatatctaaacataaaatCACTTTAACTTTtgtaaaaaatcttttaaaaaaatatcatttaaaaaaatatcttttaaaaatgacACCCAAACAAATCCTAATTATAttcactaaattttaatatattttaaatattacaaTTTCTTCTTTATAAAAATCAGAAGTCTTTAACAAAAAGTATTGAATATCTTTGACATTAAGGAAAtaaggatttaaaaattttcttccTAAACTAACATTACTTATTTTTCtcta
The sequence above is a segment of the Arachis duranensis cultivar V14167 unplaced genomic scaffold, aradu.V14167.gnm2.J7QH unplaced_Scaffold_158942, whole genome shotgun sequence genome. Coding sequences within it:
- the LOC107472161 gene encoding thioredoxin X, chloroplastic-like; protein product: MSQSAKAELFRSKIFKTVSKTLQSTASINFMAGKCLRVLTVVATCADGKTAMNRDISCAAVVVKRLAKAGKAATEYEYEDKLTVVKIDHDANPRLIEKYKVYGLPTLILFKNGQEVPESMREGAITKVKLKDYVDALLESISVS